From a region of the Lactuca sativa cultivar Salinas chromosome 4, Lsat_Salinas_v11, whole genome shotgun sequence genome:
- the LOC111907941 gene encoding nuclear poly(A) polymerase 4 isoform X1, whose amino-acid sequence MVGSEALPSPRQHGVTKPLSLAGPSDADLLRTKKLNKFLVDAGLYESKEEAAKRVEVLGRIKQIVVDWVKQLTRLRGYTDQMVEDANAVIFTFGSYRLGVHGPGADIDTLCVGPSYVNRDDFFFVLHDMLSGMEEVTELQPVPDAHVPVMKFKFDGICIDLLYASISVLVVPDDLDISDDSVLYDVDEPTVRSLNGCRVADQILKHVPNVEHFRTTLRCLKFWAKKRGVYSNVTGFLGGVNWALLVARVCQFYPNAIPSMLVSRFFRVYTQWRWPNPVMLCSIQQQELGFAVWDPRKNPKDRTHHMPIITPAYPCMNSSYNVSTSTLRVMTEQFLFANTICQEIEVNKAQWHALFEPYMFFESYRNYLQVDIVAGDCDDLRAWKGWVESRLRQLTLMIERDTMGKLQCHPYPHEYSDPSKQCSHSAFFMGLQRKQGEVVLEGQQFDIRKTVDEFRHSVNMYVFWRPGMEIYVSHVRRKQIPLYVFPEGCRIPRSNIIHPSSEEEASRKRKLEAIGNGMKQDGLPKRQSVSPRNRDSDSDSVSPVIVNHSCAEEGKRNVFEVQVLPKGLELVVSSRPVVELEQGTVIRLGVTSTA is encoded by the exons ATGGTGGGTTCGGAGGCTTTACCTTCACCAAGGCAGCACGGGGTTACGAAACCCTTGTCTCTAGCGGGACCATCTGACGCTGATTTACTAAGAACCAAGAAATTGAACAAG TTCTTGGTAGATGCTGGACTATACGAAAGCAAAGAAGAAGCCGCTAAGAGGGTGGAAGTTCTTGGTCGAATTAAGCAG ATTGTAGTTGATTGGGTGAAGCAACTTACTCGCTTACGTGGCTATACAGACCAAATGGTTGAAGATGCAAATGCTGTCATCTTTACTTTTGGTTCATATCGACTTGGA GTTCATGGTCCTGGAGCAGACATTGACACTTTATGTGTAGGGCCTTCTTATGTGAATCGAGat GACTTCTTTTTTGTATTGCATGATATGTTGTCAGGAATGGAGGAAGTTACAGAACTTCAACCAGTTCCAGATGCTCATGTTCCAGTCATGAAATTTAAATTTGATGGAATTTGTATTGATCTTCTTTATGCCAGCATTTCTGTTTTAGTTGTTCCAGAT gaTCTAGACATATCTGATGATTCTGTCTTGTATGATGTTGATGAGCCTACTGTGAGGAGTCTTAATGGTTGCAGGGTTGCTGATCAGATTCTTAAACATGTTCCAAATGTTGAG CATTTTCGTACAACACTTCGTTGCTTGAAGTTTTGGGCTAAAAAGCGTGGAGTTTATTCAAAT GTGACTGGATTTCTAGGTGGTGTGAATTGGGCTCTTCTTGTTGCACGAGTTTGTCAATTTTACCCAAATGCCATTCCAAGTATGCTGGTTTCAAGGTTCTTTAGGGTCTACACACAGTGGCGTTGGCCAAACCCAGTCATGCTCTGTTCAATCCAACAACAAGAGCTCGGATTCGCCGTGTGGGACCCACGCAAAAACCCTAAAGACAGAACTCACCATATGCCCATTATTACCCCTGCATACCCCTGCATGAACTCCAGCTACAATGTCTCCACTAGCACGCTCCGTGTCATGACTGAACAGTTCCTCTTCGCCAATACAATATGCCAG GAAATAGAAGTCAACAAAGCCCAGTGGCATGCATTGTTTGAACCATATATGTTCTTCGAAAGCTACAGAAATTATTTACAGGTGGATATAGTTGCTGGAGATTGTGATGATCTTCGTGCATGGAAAGGTTGGGTTGAATCGCGTTTGAGGCAGTTGACTTTAAtg ATTGAGAGGGATACGATGGGGAAGCTGCAGTGTCATCCATACCCACATGAATACTCAGACCCTTCAAAGCAATGTTCACACAGTGCTTTCTTCATGGGGTTACAGAGGAAACAAGGGGAAGTGGTTCTAGAAGGTCAACAGTTTGACATCAGAAAAACAGTTGATGAGTTTAGACATTCGGTCAACATGTATGTGTTTTGGAGGCCCGGAATGGAAATCTATGTTTCCCATGTCAGAAGAAAACAGATTCCTTTGTATGTGTTTCCGGAAGGTTGTAGAATACCTAGGTCAAACATCATCCATCCATCAAGTGAAGAAGAAGCTTCTAGAAAGAGAAAATTAGAAGcaattggaaatggaatgaaacaAGATGGTTTACCGAAAAGACAATCCGTGAGTCCCCGGAATCGcgattccgattccgattccgTTTCCCCTGTCATTGTTAATCATTCGTGTGCTGAAGAGGGTAAACGGAACGTGTTTGAAGTTCAGGTTTTG CCGAAGGGACTTGAGTTGGTGGTGAGTTCGCGACCGGTTGTTGAGTTGGAACAGGGAACGGTTATAAG GTTAGGTGTGACATCAACAGCTTGA
- the LOC111907941 gene encoding nuclear poly(A) polymerase 4 isoform X2: MVGSEALPSPRQHGVTKPLSLAGPSDADLLRTKKLNKFLVDAGLYESKEEAAKRVEVLGRIKQIVVDWVKQLTRLRGYTDQMVEDANAVIFTFGSYRLGVHGPGADIDTLCVGPSYVNRDDFFFVLHDMLSGMEEVTELQPVPDAHVPVMKFKFDGICIDLLYASISVLVVPDDLDISDDSVLYDVDEPTVRSLNGCRVADQILKHVPNVEHFRTTLRCLKFWAKKRGVYSNVTGFLGGVNWALLVARVCQFYPNAIPSMLVSRFFRVYTQWRWPNPVMLCSIQQQELGFAVWDPRKNPKDRTHHMPIITPAYPCMNSSYNVSTSTLRVMTEQFLFANTICQEIEVNKAQWHALFEPYMFFESYRNYLQVDIVAGDCDDLRAWKGWVESRLRQLTLMIERDTMGKLQCHPYPHEYSDPSKQCSHSAFFMGLQRKQGEVVLEGQQFDIRKTVDEFRHSVNMYVFWRPGMEIYVSHVRRKQIPLYVFPEGCRIPRSNIIHPSSEEEASRKRKLEAIGNGMKQDGLPKRQSVSPRNRDSDSDSVSPVIVNHSCAEEGKRNVFEVQPKGLELVVSSRPVVELEQGTVIRLGVTSTA; this comes from the exons ATGGTGGGTTCGGAGGCTTTACCTTCACCAAGGCAGCACGGGGTTACGAAACCCTTGTCTCTAGCGGGACCATCTGACGCTGATTTACTAAGAACCAAGAAATTGAACAAG TTCTTGGTAGATGCTGGACTATACGAAAGCAAAGAAGAAGCCGCTAAGAGGGTGGAAGTTCTTGGTCGAATTAAGCAG ATTGTAGTTGATTGGGTGAAGCAACTTACTCGCTTACGTGGCTATACAGACCAAATGGTTGAAGATGCAAATGCTGTCATCTTTACTTTTGGTTCATATCGACTTGGA GTTCATGGTCCTGGAGCAGACATTGACACTTTATGTGTAGGGCCTTCTTATGTGAATCGAGat GACTTCTTTTTTGTATTGCATGATATGTTGTCAGGAATGGAGGAAGTTACAGAACTTCAACCAGTTCCAGATGCTCATGTTCCAGTCATGAAATTTAAATTTGATGGAATTTGTATTGATCTTCTTTATGCCAGCATTTCTGTTTTAGTTGTTCCAGAT gaTCTAGACATATCTGATGATTCTGTCTTGTATGATGTTGATGAGCCTACTGTGAGGAGTCTTAATGGTTGCAGGGTTGCTGATCAGATTCTTAAACATGTTCCAAATGTTGAG CATTTTCGTACAACACTTCGTTGCTTGAAGTTTTGGGCTAAAAAGCGTGGAGTTTATTCAAAT GTGACTGGATTTCTAGGTGGTGTGAATTGGGCTCTTCTTGTTGCACGAGTTTGTCAATTTTACCCAAATGCCATTCCAAGTATGCTGGTTTCAAGGTTCTTTAGGGTCTACACACAGTGGCGTTGGCCAAACCCAGTCATGCTCTGTTCAATCCAACAACAAGAGCTCGGATTCGCCGTGTGGGACCCACGCAAAAACCCTAAAGACAGAACTCACCATATGCCCATTATTACCCCTGCATACCCCTGCATGAACTCCAGCTACAATGTCTCCACTAGCACGCTCCGTGTCATGACTGAACAGTTCCTCTTCGCCAATACAATATGCCAG GAAATAGAAGTCAACAAAGCCCAGTGGCATGCATTGTTTGAACCATATATGTTCTTCGAAAGCTACAGAAATTATTTACAGGTGGATATAGTTGCTGGAGATTGTGATGATCTTCGTGCATGGAAAGGTTGGGTTGAATCGCGTTTGAGGCAGTTGACTTTAAtg ATTGAGAGGGATACGATGGGGAAGCTGCAGTGTCATCCATACCCACATGAATACTCAGACCCTTCAAAGCAATGTTCACACAGTGCTTTCTTCATGGGGTTACAGAGGAAACAAGGGGAAGTGGTTCTAGAAGGTCAACAGTTTGACATCAGAAAAACAGTTGATGAGTTTAGACATTCGGTCAACATGTATGTGTTTTGGAGGCCCGGAATGGAAATCTATGTTTCCCATGTCAGAAGAAAACAGATTCCTTTGTATGTGTTTCCGGAAGGTTGTAGAATACCTAGGTCAAACATCATCCATCCATCAAGTGAAGAAGAAGCTTCTAGAAAGAGAAAATTAGAAGcaattggaaatggaatgaaacaAGATGGTTTACCGAAAAGACAATCCGTGAGTCCCCGGAATCGcgattccgattccgattccgTTTCCCCTGTCATTGTTAATCATTCGTGTGCTGAAGAGGGTAAACGGAACGTGTTTGAAGTTCAG CCGAAGGGACTTGAGTTGGTGGTGAGTTCGCGACCGGTTGTTGAGTTGGAACAGGGAACGGTTATAAG GTTAGGTGTGACATCAACAGCTTGA
- the LOC111907919 gene encoding L10-interacting MYB domain-containing protein-like, translated as MATNLQYGSATLHLTRESSTESVGGYASKTDMSQRKSRIIWDQSLDKTFLDACIHEVTTNRREGSALKPNSWKVVAEKLLKEHGLVVDQKQMRNRYDYYKGKYQAWVKLKSKTGNIYDPLTNKFNLTDKQWETETKLNKIVGALKTVPLLFPDLCTQLFGGSTCTDFDS; from the exons ATGGCGACAAACCTCCAATATGGGTCCGCCACGTTGCACCTCACGAGGGAATCCTCAACAGAATCGGTTGGGGGATACGCCTCTAAAACAG ACATGTCACAAAGGAAATCTAGAATCATTTGGGACCaaagtttagacaaaacttttctAGATGCTTGTATCCATGAAGTAACCACTAATCGTCGTGAGGGTAGTGCTCTTAAACCAAATTCATGGAAAGTTGTAGCCGAAAAATTATTAAAGGAACACGGTTTAGTTGTTGATCAAAAACAGATGAGAAACCGCTACGACTACTACAAAGGAAAGTATCAAGCTTGGGTGAAACTTAAAAGCAAAACCGGAAATATATATGATCCTTtaacaaataaatttaatttgACTGACAAACAATGGGAGACGGAGACGAAG TTGAACAAGATTGTAGGAGCTTTGAAAACTGTTCCCCTCCTTTTCCCTGATCTGTGCACCCAATTATTTGGAGGTTCAACCTGTACCGACTTTGATAGTTGA